From the Solibacillus sp. FSL R5-0449 genome, one window contains:
- a CDS encoding aldehyde dehydrogenase family protein, with the protein MLVAGNWVEREKTIKVFNPENQELIATVPSASKEDVALAIEEGIKGAEIARKLSTNERMTILNNVVKWIEENQDLFLTTLVNESSKTIREAKKEVKRCIETIKISAEEARRIHGKTIPFDQMEGNENRLGYYMKVPVGLIVAITPFNDPLNLVAHKLGPAIASGNAIILKPSSETPLSALLLARAFKESGLPNEMLSVITGSSREIGEVLVTHEAIRMITFTGGYEAGEDIFSKAKVKKISMELGSNSPCIVLKDADFNLAVNSIVSGAFWAAGQNCLGVQRVYIEEDIFDKFKHELVLKTSFMKVGSKLEETSDMGPLINEKEAIRVERLVESAKECGAECLIGGKRNGTYYLPTVLTNVPPDHEIVTQEIFGPVVIIEPIINLEEGIEKANNVSYGLQAGIFTKNIENAFHAVNTLNYGGVMVNDSSDFRIDAMPFGGMKKSGIGREGVPFTIEEMTETRVVCFKI; encoded by the coding sequence ATGCTCGTGGCGGGAAATTGGGTAGAACGTGAGAAAACAATTAAAGTATTTAACCCTGAAAATCAGGAATTGATTGCAACAGTTCCATCAGCAAGTAAAGAAGATGTGGCTCTGGCAATTGAGGAAGGAATAAAAGGGGCAGAAATTGCAAGGAAATTGTCTACTAACGAAAGAATGACGATTTTAAATAATGTCGTGAAATGGATTGAGGAAAACCAAGATCTGTTTCTAACAACATTGGTGAATGAAAGCAGCAAAACGATTAGAGAAGCTAAAAAAGAAGTAAAACGATGCATTGAAACAATTAAAATCAGTGCGGAAGAAGCAAGAAGAATTCACGGTAAAACAATCCCTTTTGATCAAATGGAAGGGAATGAAAATCGATTAGGATATTATATGAAAGTTCCCGTTGGATTAATCGTTGCGATTACTCCGTTTAACGACCCATTAAATCTGGTTGCTCATAAGCTGGGTCCTGCGATTGCAAGCGGGAATGCAATTATTTTAAAACCTTCCAGTGAAACACCTCTTAGTGCCCTTTTACTTGCCAGAGCGTTTAAAGAAAGCGGATTGCCAAATGAAATGTTATCCGTCATTACAGGATCTTCCAGAGAAATCGGTGAAGTGCTGGTCACACATGAAGCCATTAGAATGATTACCTTTACGGGCGGTTATGAAGCAGGCGAGGATATTTTTTCTAAAGCAAAAGTGAAAAAAATCAGCATGGAATTGGGATCCAATTCACCTTGTATTGTTTTAAAGGATGCTGATTTTAATTTAGCTGTAAACTCAATTGTATCGGGAGCTTTTTGGGCAGCAGGTCAAAACTGTCTAGGAGTTCAGCGGGTTTACATTGAAGAAGACATTTTTGATAAATTCAAACATGAATTAGTTTTAAAAACAAGTTTTATGAAAGTCGGATCCAAATTAGAGGAAACTTCGGATATGGGACCTCTTATTAATGAGAAAGAAGCAATTCGTGTGGAACGTTTAGTTGAAAGCGCAAAGGAATGCGGCGCTGAATGTCTAATTGGGGGGAAACGTAACGGAACGTATTATTTGCCTACAGTGTTGACGAATGTTCCTCCTGACCATGAAATCGTTACTCAAGAAATTTTTGGGCCAGTAGTAATTATTGAACCAATCATTAACTTAGAGGAAGGAATTGAAAAAGCGAATAATGTTTCTTATGGTCTTCAAGCAGGGATTTTCACTAAAAATATTGAGAATGCCTTTCATGCGGTGAACACCCTTAATTACGGTGGTGTGATGGTCAATGACAGCAGCGACTTCAGAATCGATGCAATGCCATTTGGCGGAATGAAGAAATCCGGAATAGGGAGAGAAGGGGTTCCTTTCACTATTGAAGAAATGACTGAAACTAGAGTAGTTTGCTTTAAAATTTAA
- a CDS encoding M24 family metallopeptidase, protein MPVFEISEYQKRLQETKKRMIQQEIEVLIVTDPANMNYLTGYDGWSFYVHQCLIVLLDEKEPFWIGRGQDSNGARVTTFLNDDHILPYADNYVQSLERHPMDFVCNFLMEIGKHKSTIGIEMDTYYFTAKCYKQLSFGMPQATFKDATNLVNYVRLIKSDNEIEYIRKAAKIVDHAMNTGIEAIEEGVRECDVVAKIMHAQISGTVEFGGDYPAIMPLLPAGERTSTPHLTWTDNKYPSDIPVILELAGCYNRYHAPLSRTVYIGEPDPKVKYLADVVIEGLNTTLDAIKPGITCEEVEEVWRKTISKSGFEKESRIGYSMGLNYPPDWGEHTASLRQGDKTVLQPNMTFHCIPGIWLDKYGVELSESFRVTETGIEVFATVPRQLFVKNTTKIY, encoded by the coding sequence ATGCCGGTATTTGAAATTTCAGAGTATCAAAAACGTCTGCAAGAAACGAAAAAAAGAATGATTCAACAAGAAATCGAAGTTTTAATCGTAACAGATCCAGCGAACATGAACTATTTAACTGGGTATGACGGGTGGTCGTTTTATGTACACCAATGTCTAATTGTACTGTTGGATGAAAAGGAGCCATTTTGGATCGGCAGAGGACAGGATTCCAATGGGGCAAGAGTTACGACTTTCCTGAATGATGATCATATTTTGCCTTATGCTGACAATTACGTTCAATCATTAGAAAGACACCCTATGGATTTTGTTTGCAATTTCCTGATGGAAATAGGTAAACATAAGTCGACTATCGGTATAGAAATGGATACGTATTATTTTACAGCAAAATGTTATAAACAATTATCTTTCGGAATGCCTCAAGCAACATTTAAAGATGCTACAAATTTAGTTAATTATGTACGGTTGATTAAATCGGATAATGAGATTGAATATATTAGAAAAGCTGCAAAAATTGTAGATCATGCGATGAATACAGGAATTGAAGCCATTGAAGAGGGAGTAAGAGAGTGTGATGTAGTGGCAAAAATCATGCATGCTCAAATTTCCGGTACGGTAGAGTTTGGTGGAGATTACCCGGCTATCATGCCTTTATTACCTGCAGGCGAAAGAACATCAACGCCACATTTAACTTGGACTGACAATAAATATCCGTCCGATATTCCAGTCATTTTAGAATTGGCAGGTTGCTATAATCGTTACCACGCACCTCTTTCAAGAACAGTCTACATCGGTGAACCAGATCCAAAAGTTAAATACTTGGCAGATGTTGTGATTGAAGGGTTAAATACGACATTGGATGCGATTAAACCAGGAATCACATGTGAAGAAGTGGAAGAGGTTTGGAGAAAAACCATTTCTAAGAGCGGTTTTGAAAAAGAATCACGTATAGGTTATTCTATGGGATTAAATTATCCTCCTGATTGGGGCGAGCACACAGCCAGCTTAAGACAAGGTGATAAAACAGTCCTGCAGCCAAACATGACATTCCATTGTATTCCGGGAATTTGGCTGGATAAATATGGAGTGGAGTTAAGTGAATCATTTAGAGTAACCGAGACAGGTATTGAAGTATTTGCTACAGTACCTAGACAATTATTTGTAAAGAATACCACTAAAATCTATTAA
- a CDS encoding M20 family metallopeptidase encodes MIILNNNVLSKVESLSNQIIEWRRELHKHPELSFQEYNSARFIANQLSTIKNVKVEVGVGLPTAVIGTLSKGIGPTIAIRADIDALPIQEENTHSYTSETAGVMHACGHDAHTAIAIGVATIMSELFEELDLNGTVKFIFQPAEETVDEFGKTGSPYLIESGILADVDCVLALHMNPEKEVGTVLVHDGYSMANVDVFEATISGTGGHGAYPHLTIDPISLLGQVIQSINQIVSRKVSPLDAAVISICEIKAGSASNIIPKEAYLSGTLRSYKPEVRKEIIEHLYNSFELTRLFGGDYELKIIEGEPALFNNVEVNAVIRDSIKEALPNMVIENIPFGLGGEDFSHMVNKVPGAMIFLGCAIDDDVKRELHTPIFDIDEKALSLGVTIFCHTLLKYFTSNALLPTKTALEKIEN; translated from the coding sequence ATGATCATTTTGAATAACAATGTCCTTTCTAAAGTGGAAAGTCTAAGTAATCAAATCATTGAATGGCGCCGGGAACTTCACAAGCATCCGGAGTTAAGCTTTCAAGAATACAACTCAGCAAGGTTTATCGCAAACCAGCTTTCAACAATCAAAAATGTGAAAGTAGAGGTTGGAGTAGGGCTGCCCACAGCTGTAATTGGTACTTTATCGAAAGGAATTGGTCCAACCATCGCGATTAGAGCAGATATTGATGCCTTGCCGATCCAGGAAGAAAATACCCATTCCTATACTTCAGAAACCGCGGGAGTCATGCATGCCTGTGGACATGATGCCCATACAGCCATTGCAATAGGTGTCGCAACGATTATGAGTGAACTATTCGAAGAACTGGATTTAAATGGTACTGTCAAATTTATTTTTCAGCCGGCTGAAGAAACGGTTGATGAATTCGGGAAAACAGGCTCCCCTTATCTAATAGAATCCGGTATTTTAGCGGATGTGGATTGTGTATTGGCGTTGCATATGAACCCTGAAAAAGAAGTCGGTACGGTCTTAGTTCATGACGGTTACAGTATGGCAAATGTCGATGTATTTGAAGCAACGATATCCGGTACAGGAGGTCATGGAGCTTACCCGCATTTAACGATTGATCCCATCTCTTTGCTTGGACAAGTGATTCAGTCCATCAATCAAATTGTATCCCGAAAAGTGTCACCATTAGATGCGGCAGTCATCAGTATTTGTGAAATTAAAGCCGGGTCGGCAAGTAATATCATACCAAAAGAGGCCTATTTATCAGGTACGTTAAGAAGTTACAAGCCGGAAGTCAGAAAAGAAATAATAGAGCATCTGTATAATTCATTTGAACTTACGCGCCTCTTCGGTGGAGATTACGAACTGAAGATTATAGAAGGAGAGCCTGCCCTGTTTAATAACGTGGAAGTTAATGCAGTCATTAGAGATTCCATAAAAGAAGCACTTCCAAACATGGTCATTGAAAATATTCCTTTTGGTTTAGGTGGAGAAGATTTCTCTCATATGGTAAATAAAGTACCAGGCGCAATGATCTTCTTAGGTTGTGCAATAGACGATGATGTAAAAAGAGAACTTCATACACCGATTTTTGACATTGATGAAAAAGCATTGTCACTTGGGGTAACAATTTTCTGTCATACTTTATTAAAGTATTTTACAAGCAATGCGTTATTACCAACTAAAACCGCATTAGAGAAAATTGAAAATTAG
- a CDS encoding PucR family transcriptional regulator ligand-binding domain-containing protein: MSIYLEEIINSPVLQQAKILNDQLVLENIKVSRVSVIEGPVENFIKENEFVLSSGIGCHDNTESLLNFANEVYQSGAAALAFATGGFYLIDIPKEIIEFANSKNFTIIEIPWEIRFADIIEEVNKMLHKSQQKELSIIKDFQKQLVEMFMSKKPYKDIIDFVELELNLSLLIVDRNGKYISGSADFNKIQSNFKLEFFNDFTYHDFYSSINKVKIDTATAYCSTISSKDQIHGYFFVLAPNSLSLTSEQLNIMEQTILISALWFSSQKEAEEPKFLKQNEYVINLAKHNNYNQVSKLEAQGYNFELSYECIVGYLEDSLSFFLKNKNNLDTKESWLVWLSSYIQNELDFISKSYGYKTIFAFDEGEILIFLEARESSLNSPINQILDLIERRLHSVAPGIIISWGIGKHEQGKMCFHESYKKASIAVDIGRKQKGKGMRIYYEDTKIDRLFIDLNNNPDIQTIISDTISSLVEYDERRGMELLHTFISYNENSRNVSQTARALNLHRQSLLYRLKKIESLTGLLLNESEDLFLLELSVRTWLKHTKQ; this comes from the coding sequence ATGAGCATATATTTAGAAGAAATTATTAATTCCCCTGTTCTCCAACAAGCCAAAATCTTAAATGATCAATTAGTTCTTGAAAATATAAAGGTCAGCAGAGTATCGGTAATTGAAGGACCTGTTGAAAATTTTATAAAGGAAAACGAGTTTGTCTTAAGCTCCGGAATAGGCTGTCATGACAATACAGAGTCGCTTTTAAATTTCGCCAATGAAGTCTATCAATCAGGTGCTGCTGCATTAGCTTTTGCTACAGGAGGATTTTATCTAATAGACATCCCTAAAGAAATTATTGAATTTGCAAACAGTAAAAATTTCACTATAATCGAAATCCCATGGGAAATCAGGTTTGCAGATATTATTGAGGAAGTCAACAAAATGCTTCATAAATCCCAACAAAAAGAACTGTCTATCATCAAAGATTTCCAAAAACAACTTGTAGAAATGTTTATGAGCAAAAAACCTTATAAAGATATTATTGACTTTGTGGAATTAGAATTAAACCTCTCCTTATTAATTGTGGATAGGAACGGCAAGTACATATCAGGTTCCGCGGATTTCAATAAAATCCAGAGTAATTTCAAGCTTGAATTTTTCAATGATTTCACCTATCACGATTTTTATTCCAGTATCAATAAAGTGAAAATTGATACAGCAACTGCTTACTGTTCCACAATTAGCTCAAAAGACCAAATTCACGGGTACTTTTTCGTATTGGCCCCTAACTCCCTATCACTAACATCTGAACAATTAAACATTATGGAACAGACCATATTAATTTCAGCATTATGGTTTTCAAGCCAAAAAGAAGCGGAAGAACCGAAGTTTTTAAAGCAAAATGAGTATGTCATAAATCTCGCAAAACATAATAACTATAATCAGGTTTCAAAATTAGAAGCACAAGGCTACAATTTCGAACTGTCATATGAATGTATTGTAGGCTATTTAGAAGATTCTCTTTCATTTTTCCTGAAGAATAAAAATAATCTGGATACAAAAGAATCATGGCTCGTCTGGTTATCTTCCTACATTCAAAATGAATTGGATTTCATTTCAAAATCATATGGATATAAAACTATCTTCGCTTTTGATGAAGGAGAAATTTTAATCTTTCTCGAAGCACGTGAGTCATCATTAAACAGCCCAATCAATCAGATTCTGGATTTGATAGAAAGACGGCTGCATAGTGTTGCACCGGGAATCATTATTTCCTGGGGCATCGGAAAACATGAGCAAGGTAAGATGTGTTTTCATGAGAGCTACAAAAAAGCGAGCATCGCAGTAGATATCGGCAGAAAACAAAAAGGGAAAGGTATGCGTATTTATTATGAAGACACAAAAATAGATCGGCTTTTTATAGATCTCAATAATAACCCCGATATCCAGACCATCATTTCAGATACGATTTCTTCATTGGTAGAGTATGACGAAAGAAGAGGCATGGAATTATTACATACTTTTATTTCCTACAATGAGAATAGTCGAAATGTTAGTCAGACGGCACGGGCTCTTAACCTACATAGGCAATCATTATTATATCGCTTAAAAAAAATTGAGTCTTTGACAGGTCTTTTATTAAATGAATCTGAAGACTTGTTTTTACTCGAGCTAAGTGTACGAACTTGGTTAAAGCATACAAAGCAATAA
- a CDS encoding amino acid ABC transporter permease produces MGPIFEILPQLLRGLSVTLSVLIAAVLIAYLVAFITGFAKLSKNKTVFRVTTAFVEFFRGTSLIVQLFWLYYAIPMLLGIQLGSNWWAGVIAIGLNYGAYMSEVVRTSILAIDKGQDEAGTALNFSKYKKMRYIILPQAIKMMIPDFGSYTIQIMKATPLVSLIGLRDILYYGDILRNTNLSLSPLIYLIILLIYFVIALPIIYITKKTEVLAKKGVAN; encoded by the coding sequence ATGGGCCCCATATTTGAAATACTACCACAACTCCTAAGGGGACTCAGTGTAACTCTTTCAGTGTTAATTGCTGCAGTTCTGATTGCATATTTAGTAGCGTTTATAACGGGTTTTGCAAAGCTTTCCAAAAATAAAACTGTTTTTAGAGTTACAACTGCATTTGTTGAATTTTTCCGAGGTACTTCCCTTATCGTCCAGTTATTTTGGCTGTATTATGCCATTCCGATGCTGCTTGGCATTCAGTTAGGTTCGAATTGGTGGGCTGGAGTCATTGCAATCGGATTAAACTATGGTGCTTACATGTCTGAGGTTGTGAGAACTTCCATATTAGCGATTGATAAAGGACAGGATGAGGCGGGAACTGCACTGAATTTTTCGAAGTATAAAAAAATGAGATATATTATTTTACCGCAGGCAATCAAAATGATGATTCCGGACTTTGGAAGCTATACGATTCAAATAATGAAAGCTACTCCGCTCGTATCGCTTATAGGTTTACGAGATATTTTATACTATGGTGACATCTTGAGAAATACTAATTTATCACTATCACCGTTAATCTATTTGATCATTCTGCTTATCTATTTTGTAATCGCATTACCAATTATATATATTACGAAAAAAACTGAGGTATTAGCGAAGAAAGGAGTTGCTAACTGA
- the ehuD gene encoding ectoine/hydroxyectoine ABC transporter permease subunit EhuD: MNGNWSWNTFLESIPYIVKGIPITIGLTIACFLVALIFGFVWVINSYIPLNFIKKPVQFLRMFIYSTPPLVQLFFLFYALPMVPVIGVTLNPYVCAVLGLGIHYSTYIGEIYRSGIESVDKGQWEAATALNFSKRDKWIKIIFPQAIPPTIPMLGNYLIIMFKEVPITAIIGVVGILSLANSFGALNFAYLEPLTVVGIIFLVLSVPASILVNKIESKINNKDLFAVKNKKKNSDEKLKDLSAERSNQVV, from the coding sequence ATGAATGGTAACTGGAGTTGGAACACTTTCCTTGAGTCTATTCCTTACATTGTAAAAGGAATCCCGATTACGATAGGACTAACTATAGCTTGTTTTCTGGTTGCGTTAATATTTGGTTTTGTATGGGTCATCAATAGTTATATCCCATTAAATTTTATTAAAAAACCTGTTCAATTTCTCAGAATGTTTATTTATTCGACACCTCCATTGGTTCAATTATTCTTCTTATTCTATGCGCTGCCGATGGTGCCTGTAATTGGAGTAACGCTAAACCCTTATGTATGTGCTGTTTTAGGGCTGGGAATACACTACAGCACTTATATAGGGGAAATTTACAGATCCGGTATCGAAAGTGTTGATAAGGGGCAATGGGAAGCAGCCACAGCTTTGAATTTCAGTAAAAGGGATAAATGGATAAAAATTATATTTCCGCAAGCGATTCCGCCTACAATTCCTATGCTAGGAAACTATTTGATTATTATGTTTAAAGAAGTGCCGATAACAGCAATTATTGGTGTTGTAGGAATTTTATCTTTAGCTAATTCTTTTGGAGCATTAAATTTCGCATACTTAGAACCGTTAACAGTTGTAGGGATTATTTTCTTAGTATTAAGTGTACCTGCTTCGATATTGGTAAACAAAATTGAGTCCAAAATTAATAATAAAGATTTATTTGCAGTAAAAAATAAAAAGAAAAATTCAGATGAAAAACTGAAGGATCTTTCAGCAGAGAGGAGCAATCAAGTTGTATAA
- the ehuB gene encoding ectoine/hydroxyectoine ABC transporter substrate-binding protein EhuB, whose product MIKNVKYILVGLMVLFLAACGNEAEGSGDKLAQLQEKGVVKIGFANEIPYAYEENGEIKGANVEIAKAVFKELGIEKFDASLSDFSQLIPSIQAKQFDIVTAGMAIKPDRCEKVLFSEPEMKYGEGLIVNKGNPLNLQSYKDIAANPKVKVVVMEGATEIGFLQQEGVDPSQILIVPDISATFSALLSGRADATTGTEMTVKLAWKSLNNDKLEFVETFEQPDVEGVPSYGGSVFNLADETLRDAYNEKLAELKENGTVAKILEDNGFSEISNMAEDVTTEQICNPS is encoded by the coding sequence ATGATAAAAAATGTTAAATATATTTTAGTTGGATTAATGGTTTTATTTTTAGCTGCCTGTGGGAATGAGGCTGAGGGCTCAGGAGATAAGTTGGCGCAACTTCAGGAAAAAGGGGTTGTGAAAATAGGTTTTGCAAATGAAATTCCTTATGCTTATGAAGAAAATGGTGAAATTAAAGGGGCAAACGTTGAAATTGCAAAAGCTGTATTTAAGGAGTTAGGAATCGAAAAATTTGATGCTAGTTTAAGTGACTTCAGTCAACTAATTCCAAGTATTCAAGCTAAGCAGTTCGATATAGTAACTGCTGGTATGGCGATAAAACCGGATAGATGTGAAAAAGTACTATTTAGTGAACCGGAAATGAAATATGGTGAAGGATTAATTGTAAACAAAGGAAACCCACTTAATTTGCAAAGTTATAAAGACATTGCAGCAAATCCGAAAGTTAAGGTAGTTGTAATGGAAGGGGCAACAGAAATAGGGTTCCTTCAGCAGGAAGGCGTAGATCCGAGCCAGATTCTAATTGTACCGGATATTTCAGCAACATTCTCCGCTTTATTATCTGGCCGTGCAGATGCTACAACTGGAACAGAAATGACAGTAAAGCTTGCTTGGAAATCATTGAATAATGATAAATTGGAATTTGTGGAGACATTTGAACAACCGGATGTTGAAGGTGTCCCAAGTTATGGTGGAAGCGTATTTAATCTTGCGGATGAAACTTTAAGAGATGCTTATAACGAAAAACTAGCTGAACTAAAGGAAAATGGAACAGTGGCAAAAATATTGGAAGATAACGGATTTAGCGAGATTAGTAACATGGCAGAAGACGTAACAACAGAACAAATTTGTAATCCATCATAA
- a CDS encoding pyridoxal-phosphate dependent enzyme: MNFGTELLTETLELQDFYLARERIEPYTQKTPLVYSKKLSQLLNANIYLKYEHFHESGSFKYRGALNALNNLTEAQKQKGVITFSTGNHGYALALAAKKLNIRAIVCVSKNVPRAKTDRMVDLGTELEIYGNSQDEAEARCYELAKSEGFMIIPPFDHLDIIAGQGTTALEIIEDLPITTDVIAGLSGGGLVSGIGAVMKKINPKIGVIGISMEHGAAMHESLKQGRPTIVDEPFSLADSLLGGIGDNNQYTFNFVKQYMDYSILISEEHIKMGMAYLYKEHKIAVEGAAAVGVGALLNNKVPVKEGANVVVIISGSNVDLDAHYEAVRAYLD; encoded by the coding sequence ATGAATTTCGGGACAGAATTACTTACAGAGACATTAGAACTACAAGACTTCTATCTAGCCAGAGAAAGAATTGAACCCTATACTCAAAAAACTCCTTTAGTATATTCGAAGAAGTTGTCACAACTATTAAACGCCAATATTTATTTAAAATATGAGCATTTTCATGAAAGTGGTTCATTTAAATACAGAGGTGCCCTTAATGCGTTGAACAATTTAACCGAAGCACAAAAGCAGAAAGGTGTGATTACCTTTTCAACCGGTAATCATGGATATGCTCTAGCATTAGCGGCAAAAAAATTAAATATCCGTGCCATCGTCTGCGTATCTAAAAATGTTCCGCGGGCCAAAACGGATCGAATGGTAGATTTGGGAACGGAATTAGAAATTTACGGTAATAGCCAGGATGAAGCGGAGGCACGCTGCTATGAACTGGCGAAGAGTGAAGGTTTTATGATCATCCCCCCTTTTGACCATTTGGATATTATCGCGGGGCAAGGAACTACAGCTTTAGAGATAATAGAAGATCTTCCAATTACGACCGACGTCATTGCAGGTTTATCCGGTGGAGGTCTGGTCTCCGGAATAGGGGCTGTCATGAAAAAAATCAACCCTAAAATTGGTGTCATTGGTATATCCATGGAGCACGGTGCTGCAATGCATGAAAGCTTAAAACAGGGTCGCCCGACAATCGTCGATGAACCATTTTCATTGGCAGACAGCTTATTAGGAGGAATTGGGGACAATAATCAATATACATTTAACTTTGTAAAACAATATATGGATTACAGTATTTTGATTTCCGAAGAACATATAAAAATGGGTATGGCCTATCTATATAAGGAACATAAAATTGCTGTGGAAGGGGCTGCGGCTGTAGGGGTCGGCGCACTGTTAAATAATAAAGTACCCGTTAAAGAAGGGGCAAACGTTGTTGTTATCATCAGTGGTTCCAACGTGGATTTAGATGCCCATTACGAGGCTGTCCGTGCTTATTTAGATTAA
- the ehuA gene encoding ectoine/hydroxyectoine ABC transporter ATP-binding protein EhuA: MYKLEENIVGAQNVAEKSPLVQYRDVKKSFGEVQILNGIDLDIYAGEKIAIIGPSGSGKTTLIRLLMTLEQPNSGTILVEGNNLWEMEKNNKMIPANERHLRNIRGDIGMVFQHFNLFPHMTILENCTIAPVQVKKENKEVVKKRAIEMLERVGLGNKLDHYPSQLSGGQKQRVAMARALVMKPKIMLFDEVTSALDPELVGEVLEVIRDIAKNEDMAMVLVTHEMDFALDIADKVLFLDRGVIAEQGTASEVLEHSSNERVQNFLKRFRQN; encoded by the coding sequence TTGTATAAATTAGAAGAGAATATTGTTGGCGCACAGAATGTAGCTGAAAAATCTCCTCTTGTACAATACCGGGATGTCAAAAAATCTTTTGGGGAAGTTCAGATTTTAAATGGCATCGATTTAGATATATATGCTGGAGAAAAAATAGCGATAATCGGTCCTAGCGGATCAGGTAAGACGACACTGATCAGACTATTAATGACTTTAGAACAGCCGAATTCGGGCACTATATTAGTTGAAGGAAACAACTTATGGGAAATGGAGAAGAATAATAAAATGATTCCAGCCAATGAAAGACATCTCCGGAATATAAGAGGTGATATAGGCATGGTGTTCCAACATTTTAACTTATTCCCCCATATGACAATTTTGGAAAACTGTACGATAGCCCCGGTTCAAGTAAAGAAGGAAAATAAAGAAGTCGTAAAAAAACGGGCAATTGAAATGTTGGAAAGAGTTGGATTAGGTAATAAGCTAGATCATTATCCAAGCCAGCTTTCAGGAGGTCAAAAGCAACGTGTTGCAATGGCCAGAGCACTTGTTATGAAGCCTAAGATTATGCTGTTTGATGAAGTTACTTCAGCATTGGATCCGGAATTGGTGGGAGAAGTTTTGGAAGTAATCAGAGACATTGCGAAAAATGAGGACATGGCAATGGTTTTAGTTACGCATGAAATGGACTTTGCATTGGATATTGCGGATAAAGTTCTATTTTTGGACCGAGGCGTAATAGCGGAGCAAGGAACAGCTTCAGAAGTCTTGGAGCATTCAAGTAATGAAAGGGTTCAAAATTTCTTAAAGAGATTTAGACAGAACTAA
- a CDS encoding cyclodeaminase — protein MLKVFLEDEIRNVIKVDARAIEEIEKGFTAYSDGKVQVPPILRLDFPNVQGEIDVKTAVIEDLDSFALKVSSGFFDNHKLNLPSLSGLMMLFSSQTGMLKTIFLDNGYLTDVRTGIAGAIAAKYLAKQQISSVGVIGTGVQARYQVEALSLVRDFDTVHVFGRNERAAKKYAEDISATLGKQVIVHQDIESVVKNSDIVITTTPATVPLIKSEWLHPGVHITAVGSDAEHKQELEPEVFSKADLVACDIREQCVRLGELHHANEHLTDFDLQSVVELGDIISEKTEGRVSDEQITVCDLTGTGIQDTAIARLAFKLLENSKEKVK, from the coding sequence ATGTTGAAAGTTTTCTTAGAGGATGAAATAAGAAACGTGATCAAAGTAGATGCGAGAGCAATAGAAGAAATCGAAAAAGGGTTTACTGCCTATTCAGATGGAAAAGTGCAAGTACCGCCGATTTTAAGACTCGATTTTCCGAATGTACAAGGTGAAATCGATGTGAAAACTGCGGTGATTGAAGACTTGGATTCTTTTGCCCTAAAAGTTTCTTCAGGATTTTTCGATAATCACAAATTAAATTTACCAAGTCTAAGTGGATTAATGATGTTGTTCAGTTCTCAAACAGGAATGCTAAAAACAATTTTCCTGGACAATGGTTATTTAACGGATGTGAGGACAGGAATCGCGGGAGCAATAGCTGCAAAATATTTGGCAAAACAACAAATCAGCAGTGTAGGCGTAATAGGAACTGGTGTACAGGCCAGATATCAGGTTGAAGCCCTGAGTTTAGTTAGAGATTTCGATACGGTACATGTTTTTGGCAGAAATGAACGTGCTGCAAAGAAATATGCAGAAGATATTTCCGCCACATTAGGCAAGCAGGTGATAGTTCACCAAGATATTGAATCAGTTGTAAAAAACAGTGATATCGTCATTACGACAACGCCAGCTACTGTTCCGCTTATCAAATCTGAATGGTTACACCCAGGTGTTCATATTACTGCTGTAGGATCAGATGCAGAACATAAGCAGGAATTGGAACCTGAAGTATTTTCAAAGGCGGATTTAGTAGCATGTGACATTCGGGAGCAGTGCGTCCGTCTTGGAGAATTACACCATGCAAATGAACACCTGACAGATTTTGATTTGCAAAGTGTAGTCGAATTAGGAGATATCATTTCTGAAAAAACTGAAGGAAGAGTATCTGATGAACAGATTACAGTTTGTGACTTAACAGGTACAGGAATTCAAGATACAGCAATAGCCCGGTTAGCTTTTAAATTATTGGAAAATTCAAAAGAAAAAGTAAAGTGA